The following are from one region of the Elusimicrobiota bacterium genome:
- the gmk gene encoding guanylate kinase has protein sequence MSDYMRKGALLIISAPSGAGKTTICRKLLARRKDLKYSVSCTTRAPRPGERAGKHYFFLSREEFKRKIQRGELLEWAMVHDEYYGTPRHFIEEQTKKGLNVIMAIDVQGAMSIRRKHPAAILVFVLPPSMDELKARLAGRRDASEIVAKRLANSRGELAAAKDYDYVVVNDDLSMAVDQISCILTAETLKTSRLDPSASSFVTALA, from the coding sequence ATGTCCGACTACATGAGGAAAGGGGCCCTTCTCATCATATCCGCGCCGTCCGGCGCCGGCAAGACCACCATCTGCCGCAAGCTCCTCGCGCGCCGCAAGGACCTCAAGTATTCGGTTTCGTGCACGACGCGCGCGCCGCGGCCGGGGGAACGGGCCGGCAAGCACTATTTCTTCCTGAGCCGCGAGGAGTTCAAGCGCAAGATCCAGCGCGGCGAGCTGCTCGAGTGGGCGATGGTCCACGACGAATACTACGGCACCCCGCGGCATTTCATCGAGGAGCAGACGAAGAAGGGCCTCAACGTGATCATGGCGATCGACGTGCAGGGCGCGATGTCCATCCGCCGCAAGCACCCGGCGGCGATACTCGTGTTCGTGCTCCCCCCCTCGATGGACGAGCTCAAGGCCCGTCTCGCCGGCCGCCGCGACGCGTCGGAGATCGTCGCCAAGCGCCTCGCCAACTCCCGCGGCGAGCTCGCCGCGGCCAAGGACTACGACTACGTCGTGGTCAACGACGACCTCTCGATGGCCGTCGACCAGATCTCATGCATCCTCACCGCCGAGACGCTCAAGACGTCCCGGCTCGATCCGTCCGCTTCGTCGTTCGTCACCGCGCTCGCTTAA
- a CDS encoding NAD(P)-dependent alcohol dehydrogenase: MSQAKACAVMSPTSPFQPWTFERREPGDRDVVIEIAFCGICHSDLHQARDEWGGSKFPMVPGHEIAGRVTAVGRKVRKFKAGDCAGVGCLVDSCGKCANCRKGLEQHCAGPVAFTYNGFELDGKTPTYGGYSSHVVVDEDFVLRIKAGLPLERVAPLLCAGITTYSPLKRFGTRKGSKVGVLGLGGLGHMGVKLAAAMGAEVVVLSGTAAKKADGKRLGAHDFILTSDSAAMAKHAGRLDLIIDTVSAPHDVGAALGLLDTGGTLALVGVSPQPLALPAFPLILARRQVAGSLIGGIAETQEMLDFCAKKKVFADVEVIAPAGIDAAYERLAKGDVRYRFSIDLSKL, translated from the coding sequence ATGAGCCAAGCCAAAGCCTGCGCCGTCATGAGCCCGACCAGCCCTTTCCAGCCCTGGACGTTCGAGCGCCGCGAGCCCGGCGACCGGGACGTCGTCATCGAGATCGCGTTCTGCGGCATCTGCCACAGCGACCTGCATCAGGCGCGCGACGAGTGGGGCGGCTCCAAGTTCCCGATGGTGCCCGGCCACGAGATCGCGGGGCGCGTGACCGCGGTCGGCAGGAAGGTGCGGAAGTTCAAGGCGGGGGACTGCGCCGGCGTGGGCTGCCTGGTCGACTCCTGCGGGAAGTGCGCGAACTGCCGGAAGGGCCTCGAGCAGCACTGCGCGGGCCCCGTCGCGTTCACCTACAACGGCTTCGAGCTCGACGGGAAGACGCCGACGTACGGCGGCTACTCGTCGCACGTCGTCGTCGACGAGGACTTCGTCCTTCGGATCAAGGCCGGCCTGCCGCTCGAGCGCGTAGCGCCCCTGCTGTGCGCGGGCATCACGACGTACTCGCCGCTCAAGCGCTTCGGGACGCGCAAGGGGAGCAAGGTCGGCGTGCTCGGCCTCGGCGGCCTCGGGCACATGGGCGTCAAGCTCGCCGCGGCGATGGGCGCCGAGGTGGTCGTGCTCAGCGGCACGGCCGCGAAGAAGGCCGACGGCAAGCGCCTCGGCGCGCACGACTTCATCCTGACGTCGGACTCGGCCGCGATGGCGAAGCACGCGGGGCGCCTCGACCTCATCATCGACACGGTCTCCGCGCCGCACGACGTCGGCGCCGCGCTCGGCCTGCTGGACACCGGAGGGACGCTCGCGCTCGTCGGCGTCTCGCCGCAGCCGCTCGCGCTGCCGGCGTTCCCGCTCATCCTCGCGCGCCGGCAGGTCGCCGGCTCCTTGATCGGCGGCATCGCCGAGACGCAGGAGATGCTCGACTTCTGCGCGAAAAAGAAAGTCTTCGCCGACGTCGAGGTGATCGCTCCCGCCGGCATCGACGCGGCCTACGAGCGCCTGGCCAAGGGCGACGTGCGCTACCGGTTCTCCATCGACCTCTCGAAGTTGTAG
- a CDS encoding DUF3467 domain-containing protein, producing the protein MEDNQAPLQVEIDEAVARGLYTNLALITHSETEFLLDFLFLQPQSQKTKVLTRLITSPVHAKRLLWALKDNLDKYEARHGTINAGEAPAEARAGVYQ; encoded by the coding sequence ATGGAAGACAACCAAGCGCCGCTGCAGGTCGAGATCGACGAGGCCGTCGCCCGCGGCCTGTACACGAACCTCGCGCTGATCACGCACAGCGAGACCGAGTTCCTCCTCGATTTCCTGTTCCTCCAGCCTCAGTCGCAGAAGACGAAGGTCCTGACGCGCCTGATCACCTCGCCCGTGCACGCCAAGCGCCTGCTCTGGGCGCTCAAGGACAACCTCGACAAGTACGAGGCGCGGCACGGGACGATCAACGCCGGGGAAGCTCCCGCCGAAGCCCGGGCCGGCGTCTATCAGTGA
- a CDS encoding CinA family nicotinamide mononucleotide deamidase-related protein has protein sequence MSRVRRAPRAYLVCVGSELLAGQVNTHQAWLSVRLRRAGFEVAGESSLPDSVAEIRAALRRALDSADAVVVSGGLGPTFDDLTREAASAALGRGLRFIPSLWRVIRKRFARYHAAVPEQNKRQAEVIDGAEVLANEAGSAPGQRLEFRWKDGRPRTMILLPGPYSEMAPIFTRVLPRLAARHARGGSASLSLRLVGVSESVAAEALDPVRGRFPDASFTILASGGEVSFHAAVRASTAAAARKELAALRAAALEAAGRWCYGEGDATLESVVGAGLKKKGLTLAVAESCTGGLVGGRLTSVPGSSAWFHGGVIAYDDSVKTGLLGVSAALLKKHGAVSEECAAAMAKGACRAARTDVGVAITGIAGPDGGTKEKPVGLVYVSVYGPGGALRARRHEINGPREAVRSRAAGAALALLKEALDGRP, from the coding sequence GTGAGCCGGGTCCGCCGCGCCCCGCGCGCGTACCTCGTCTGCGTCGGCAGCGAGCTGCTCGCCGGGCAGGTGAACACGCACCAGGCGTGGCTGTCGGTGCGCCTGCGCCGCGCGGGCTTCGAGGTGGCCGGGGAGTCGTCCTTGCCCGACTCGGTCGCGGAGATCCGCGCCGCCCTGCGCCGCGCGCTCGACTCGGCGGACGCGGTGGTCGTCAGCGGAGGCCTGGGCCCGACGTTCGACGACCTGACGCGCGAGGCCGCCTCCGCCGCGCTCGGCCGCGGGCTCCGCTTCATCCCGTCCCTGTGGCGCGTGATCCGGAAGCGCTTCGCGCGCTACCACGCCGCCGTGCCGGAGCAGAACAAGCGCCAGGCCGAGGTGATCGACGGCGCGGAGGTCCTCGCCAACGAGGCGGGCTCGGCGCCGGGCCAGCGCCTCGAGTTCCGGTGGAAGGACGGGCGCCCGCGCACGATGATCCTGCTCCCCGGCCCCTACTCGGAGATGGCTCCGATCTTCACGCGCGTCCTGCCGCGGCTCGCCGCGCGCCACGCCCGCGGCGGCAGCGCCTCCCTCTCCCTGCGCCTCGTCGGCGTGAGCGAGTCCGTCGCCGCCGAGGCGCTCGACCCGGTCCGGGGCCGCTTTCCGGACGCGTCCTTCACCATCCTCGCCTCCGGCGGAGAGGTCTCCTTCCACGCCGCGGTCAGGGCCAGCACCGCGGCCGCCGCCCGCAAGGAGCTCGCGGCCCTGCGCGCCGCGGCGCTGGAGGCGGCGGGCCGGTGGTGCTACGGCGAGGGCGACGCCACGCTCGAGTCGGTCGTGGGCGCGGGCCTCAAGAAGAAAGGCCTGACCTTGGCGGTCGCGGAGTCGTGCACCGGCGGCCTGGTGGGAGGACGCCTGACCTCGGTGCCGGGCTCCTCGGCGTGGTTCCACGGCGGCGTGATCGCGTACGATGACTCGGTCAAGACCGGATTGCTCGGCGTGAGCGCCGCCCTGCTCAAGAAGCACGGCGCCGTGTCGGAGGAGTGCGCCGCGGCCATGGCCAAAGGCGCCTGCAGGGCGGCGAGGACGGACGTCGGCGTCGCGATCACCGGCATCGCCGGCCCGGACGGCGGGACCAAGGAAAAGCCCGTCGGCTTGGTCTACGTCTCGGTCTACGGCCCCGGCGGCGCGCTGCGCGCGCGCCGCCATGAAATAAACGGCCCGCGCGAGGCCGTGCGCTCCCGCGCCGCGGGCGCCGCTCTCGCCCTTCTAAAGGAGGCTCTCGATGGCCGACCGTAG
- a CDS encoding PAS domain-containing sensor histidine kinase, translated as MADRSAVPSSNPVELLMAVVRNAPIVLFAVDPDGYFTLSEGRGLDALGLEPGEVVGKSIFDVYKAHPLILDAYRRALKGETVATVVPLQGLVFEARYAPQLDWGGKVTGVLGVATDVTEPYRCILSKDEFLSVISHELRTPLSSAAGWAAMMREGELDPAETEKALEVVCRNLGDMKRLIGELRDASSAATGRLSLKIKSCDLGAALRDAAASLASAALAKGQTLEVAAPALKGPADKARVRQIAWILLSNAVKYSPNGAVIKASLERRGDAAVLSVSDAGPGVPPELRSSLFDLGRQPAADQSTRGRGLGLGLAIARRLAELHGGTVAFEDGTRGGSVFTVVLPLAAGK; from the coding sequence ATGGCCGACCGTAGCGCCGTCCCCTCGTCGAACCCGGTCGAGCTGCTCATGGCCGTGGTCCGCAACGCCCCGATCGTGCTCTTCGCCGTCGATCCCGACGGCTACTTCACCTTGTCCGAGGGCCGGGGCCTCGACGCCCTCGGCCTCGAGCCGGGAGAGGTCGTCGGCAAGTCCATCTTCGACGTGTACAAGGCCCACCCCCTGATCCTCGACGCGTACCGCCGCGCGCTGAAGGGCGAGACTGTCGCCACCGTCGTGCCCCTGCAGGGCCTGGTGTTCGAGGCGCGCTACGCGCCCCAGCTCGATTGGGGGGGCAAAGTGACGGGCGTGCTCGGCGTCGCCACCGACGTCACCGAGCCCTACCGCTGCATCCTGTCGAAGGACGAGTTCCTGTCCGTCATCTCGCACGAGCTGCGCACCCCGCTGAGCAGCGCCGCAGGCTGGGCCGCGATGATGCGAGAGGGCGAGCTCGATCCCGCCGAGACCGAGAAGGCCCTCGAGGTCGTCTGCCGGAACCTCGGCGACATGAAGCGGCTCATCGGCGAGCTGCGCGACGCCTCCAGCGCGGCCACCGGACGGCTGTCGCTCAAGATCAAGTCCTGCGACCTCGGCGCGGCGCTGCGCGACGCGGCGGCGTCCTTGGCCTCCGCCGCCCTGGCCAAGGGCCAGACCCTCGAGGTCGCCGCCCCCGCGCTGAAGGGCCCCGCCGACAAGGCGCGCGTGCGTCAGATCGCCTGGATCCTCCTCTCGAACGCGGTCAAGTACTCCCCGAACGGCGCGGTCATCAAGGCGAGCCTCGAGCGCCGCGGCGACGCGGCCGTCCTCTCCGTCTCCGACGCGGGTCCCGGGGTCCCGCCCGAGCTCCGGTCCTCGCTGTTCGACCTCGGGCGCCAGCCCGCCGCGGACCAGTCCACGCGCGGAAGGGGCCTCGGCCTGGGGCTGGCCATCGCGCGCCGCCTCGCGGAGCTGCATGGGGGGACCGTCGCGTTCGAGGACGGGACCCGGGGCGGCTCGGTCTTCACCGTCGTCCTCCCGCTCGCCGCCGGGAAGTGA
- the rpsO gene encoding 30S ribosomal protein S15 — MITKENKIEIFKKHGKGEKDSGSTSVQIALITERIKALSSHLKASKKDYATQRGLLMLVGQRRRLLSYLKKRDLTGYNTILKQLDLRK; from the coding sequence ATGATAACGAAAGAAAACAAAATCGAGATATTCAAGAAGCATGGCAAGGGCGAAAAGGACTCCGGCTCCACGTCGGTCCAGATCGCCCTGATCACGGAGCGCATCAAGGCGCTCTCCTCCCACCTCAAGGCCTCCAAGAAGGACTACGCCACGCAGCGCGGTCTTCTGATGCTCGTCGGCCAGCGCCGTCGCCTCCTGTCCTACCTGAAGAAGCGCGACCTGACGGGCTACAACACGATCCTGAAGCAGCTGGATCTGAGGAAATAA
- the pnp gene encoding polyribonucleotide nucleotidyltransferase, with protein MSFNQKISLQETVGGKTITLQTGTLAKQAGGAVTVHLDGTIVFCASTVQKNPKDVMFVPLTSDYRERAYATGRVPGGFFKREMRPRDKETLTSRLIDRPIRPLFPEGWNHETSVQSIVVSCDLQNDPDVLGITGASASLMLSDAPWNGPVGGLRICRVNGEFVIFPTWEQRALADLELVVAGKKDALLMVEGSAQEVSEEVFAEALDIAQKEINKLCDLQMKLVAQSEASGRKPVKKQVKALEIPAAVTALVKQRCEDGIKKALRSKLDKHGLDAQVDALKDAVKKELDEKKADPAYLDGSKWVGKIVEDILYTQSRSLTLDEKQRPDGRGFEEIRPIEIMMKPFERLHGSVVFQRGQTQAFCSATLGTPGDMQIMDVIEGEYKERFMLHYNFPSFSVGEVRPERGPGRREIGHGALARRSLAALLPQEDEFPYTLRVVSEIWESNGSSSMASVCGGSLSLFDAGVPMKAACAGIAMGLVLEGGKYAVLTDIAGIEDHNGDMDFKVAGSRNGITGFQMDMKIEGLSISIMKEALAQAKRGRLFILDKMDAILPEPRKELSANAPRLYRIKIPSDKIGALIGPGGKNIRRIQETYGVNIDVEDDGSVFVAGTDPIGCDQAKAEVEALTLEAEIGKIYKGHVVSIKEFGAFIEIFPGKEGLLHISQIDVKRIARVEEVLKIGDECDVKVLEIDGDGKIRLSRKAVLSPGSENDTPGPRRDGPPREHSGRGGDRGGRGGDRGGRR; from the coding sequence ATGAGCTTCAACCAAAAGATCAGCCTGCAGGAGACTGTGGGCGGTAAGACCATTACTTTGCAGACCGGCACCCTCGCCAAGCAGGCGGGCGGCGCCGTCACCGTGCACCTCGACGGGACCATCGTGTTCTGCGCCTCCACGGTGCAGAAGAACCCGAAGGACGTCATGTTCGTGCCGCTGACCTCCGACTACCGCGAGCGCGCCTACGCGACCGGCCGCGTCCCCGGCGGCTTCTTCAAGCGCGAGATGCGCCCCCGCGACAAGGAGACCTTGACGTCGCGCCTCATCGACCGCCCGATCCGCCCGCTCTTCCCCGAAGGCTGGAACCACGAGACCTCGGTGCAGTCGATCGTCGTCTCCTGCGACCTGCAGAACGACCCCGACGTCCTCGGCATCACCGGCGCCTCCGCGTCGCTGATGCTGTCCGACGCGCCGTGGAACGGCCCCGTCGGCGGCCTGCGCATCTGCCGCGTCAACGGGGAGTTCGTGATCTTCCCGACGTGGGAGCAGCGCGCGCTCGCCGACCTCGAGCTCGTCGTCGCCGGCAAGAAGGACGCCCTCCTGATGGTCGAGGGCTCGGCCCAGGAAGTCTCGGAGGAAGTGTTCGCCGAGGCGCTCGACATCGCCCAGAAGGAGATCAACAAGCTCTGCGACCTGCAGATGAAGCTCGTCGCGCAGTCCGAGGCCTCCGGCCGCAAGCCGGTCAAGAAGCAGGTCAAGGCCCTCGAGATCCCCGCCGCCGTCACCGCCCTGGTGAAGCAGCGCTGCGAGGACGGCATCAAGAAGGCCCTCCGCTCCAAGCTCGACAAGCACGGCCTGGACGCCCAGGTCGACGCGCTCAAGGACGCGGTGAAAAAAGAGCTCGACGAGAAGAAAGCCGACCCGGCCTACCTCGACGGCTCCAAGTGGGTCGGCAAGATCGTCGAGGACATCCTCTACACGCAGAGCCGCTCGCTCACGCTCGACGAGAAGCAGCGCCCCGACGGCCGCGGCTTCGAGGAGATCCGCCCGATCGAGATCATGATGAAGCCCTTCGAGCGCCTGCACGGCTCGGTCGTCTTCCAGCGCGGCCAGACGCAGGCGTTCTGCTCCGCGACGCTCGGCACCCCGGGCGACATGCAGATCATGGACGTCATCGAGGGGGAATATAAGGAGCGCTTCATGCTCCATTACAACTTCCCGTCCTTCTCCGTCGGCGAGGTCCGCCCCGAGCGCGGACCCGGCCGCCGCGAGATCGGACACGGCGCGCTCGCGCGCCGCAGCCTCGCCGCCCTGCTCCCGCAGGAAGACGAGTTCCCGTACACGCTCCGCGTGGTCAGCGAGATCTGGGAGTCCAACGGCTCCTCGTCGATGGCCTCCGTCTGCGGCGGCTCCCTCTCGCTGTTCGACGCCGGCGTGCCCATGAAGGCCGCCTGCGCCGGCATCGCGATGGGCCTCGTCCTCGAGGGCGGCAAGTACGCCGTCCTGACCGACATCGCCGGCATCGAGGACCACAACGGCGACATGGACTTTAAGGTCGCCGGCTCGCGCAACGGCATCACCGGCTTCCAGATGGACATGAAGATCGAGGGCCTCTCCATCTCGATCATGAAGGAAGCGCTGGCCCAGGCCAAGCGCGGCCGCCTGTTCATCCTCGATAAGATGGACGCGATCCTCCCCGAGCCCCGCAAGGAGCTCTCGGCCAACGCGCCCCGTCTCTATCGCATCAAGATCCCCAGCGACAAGATCGGAGCCCTCATCGGCCCCGGCGGCAAGAACATCCGCCGCATCCAGGAGACCTACGGCGTCAACATCGACGTCGAGGACGACGGGAGCGTGTTCGTCGCGGGCACGGATCCCATCGGCTGCGACCAGGCGAAGGCCGAGGTCGAGGCGCTCACCCTCGAGGCGGAGATCGGGAAGATCTACAAGGGTCACGTCGTCTCCATCAAGGAGTTCGGCGCGTTCATCGAGATATTCCCGGGCAAGGAAGGCCTGCTCCACATCTCGCAGATCGACGTCAAGCGCATCGCGCGCGTCGAGGAAGTCCTCAAGATCGGCGACGAGTGCGACGTGAAGGTCCTCGAGATCGACGGCGACGGGAAGATCCGGCTGTCGCGCAAGGCCGTCCTCTCTCCCGGCTCCGAGAACGACACGCCCGGCCCGCGCCGGGACGGTCCGCCTCGCGAGCACTCCGGACGCGGCGGCGACCGCGGCGGACGCGGCGGCGATCGCGGTGGACGGCGCTAA
- the accB gene encoding acetyl-CoA carboxylase biotin carboxyl carrier protein, whose protein sequence is MAKKTPAETNGNGAEGPLKTLKSVYDFMIQNGLDSVEIVEDGATVKLVRRKANVQQVAVPVPVATGGMNTPVAAAPAHHAAPAAHAAPAPAAPAGTAVKSPMMGIFYRAPSPSSPPFCKEGDVVKPGHVICMIEAMKVFNEIKAEFPCTIVKCLVENGKPVKSGQDLIIVAR, encoded by the coding sequence ATGGCCAAGAAGACGCCGGCGGAAACGAACGGGAACGGAGCGGAAGGCCCGCTCAAGACTCTCAAGTCCGTCTACGACTTCATGATCCAGAACGGCCTCGACTCCGTCGAGATCGTCGAGGACGGTGCGACCGTCAAGCTCGTGCGCCGAAAAGCGAACGTGCAGCAGGTCGCCGTTCCGGTGCCGGTCGCGACAGGGGGGATGAACACCCCTGTCGCGGCCGCGCCGGCTCACCACGCGGCTCCCGCCGCGCATGCCGCGCCCGCCCCGGCCGCACCCGCGGGCACCGCCGTCAAGTCGCCGATGATGGGCATCTTCTACCGCGCCCCGTCGCCGTCGAGCCCGCCTTTCTGCAAAGAGGGCGACGTCGTCAAGCCGGGACACGTCATCTGCATGATCGAGGCCATGAAGGTCTTCAACGAGATCAAGGCCGAGTTCCCATGCACGATCGTGAAGTGCCTCGTCGAGAACGGCAAGCCGGTCAAGTCCGGCCAAGACCTCATCATCGTCGCGCGATAA
- a CDS encoding peroxiredoxin, producing the protein MTAAIETANLRLGDTAPDFVADSTIGKLEFHKWLGDSWGVFFSHPKDFTPVCTTELGEAAKRSADFKKRNVKVLALSVDSSESHKKWKGDIEETQNCKVDYPIVGDESRAVANAYGMIHPKALDSFTVRTVFIIDPQKKIRLTMTYPASTGRSFDEILRVIDALQLADGYKVATPVNWKNGDDVIIPPAIQDPEELKKNYPKGFKTIKPYLRVTPQPNK; encoded by the coding sequence ATGACCGCCGCCATAGAGACCGCCAACCTGCGCCTGGGCGACACCGCCCCCGACTTCGTCGCCGACTCGACGATCGGCAAGCTCGAGTTCCACAAATGGCTCGGCGATTCCTGGGGCGTGTTCTTCTCGCACCCGAAGGACTTCACGCCCGTCTGCACCACCGAACTGGGCGAGGCCGCGAAGCGCTCCGCCGACTTCAAGAAGAGGAACGTGAAGGTCCTCGCGCTGTCCGTGGACTCGTCCGAGTCCCACAAGAAGTGGAAGGGAGACATCGAGGAGACTCAGAACTGCAAGGTCGACTACCCGATCGTCGGCGACGAGTCGCGGGCCGTCGCCAACGCCTACGGCATGATCCACCCCAAGGCGCTCGACAGCTTCACGGTGCGCACGGTGTTCATCATCGATCCGCAGAAGAAGATCCGCCTGACGATGACCTATCCCGCCTCGACGGGCCGCAGCTTCGACGAGATCCTGCGCGTCATCGACGCCCTGCAGCTCGCCGACGGCTATAAGGTCGCGACCCCGGTGAACTGGAAGAACGGCGACGACGTCATCATCCCGCCCGCGATCCAGGACCCGGAGGAGCTCAAGAAGAACTACCCGAAGGGCTTCAAGACGATCAAGCCGTACCTGCGCGTCACCCCTCAGCCGAACAAGTAG
- a CDS encoding cell division protein FtsK yields the protein MAINRYRSAAKATKGTKRKDILPSAIRWVAFFLGAVYLGWALAFPQYSGVIGQGLSEFLFRRFGAASYLLPVFLFNGLLQHVLRGKSSGWMVTSLASFFGLLAGTALSAQIGGWVGMDAALSGGTWGANLGGWLTSGMGAVGAFLMALGGFLFALQVCFEIRWAAVAQTFAKLLAEDYAEWTKARAEMKALKAKAPPQDEAAKAKSKAKDAELPKTKPAPESLPLPKAVDTREIKPLNGAPKLVVDKDAKVKAVEGERIAPAPPTAAYKDYKLPSLELLSMPSDARKRGKPTEEEIAQAVADLERTLKSFDIDARVSGYSPGPVITRYEISPAPGVKVSSIVALENDIALAMRAKGIRIVAPIPGKAAVGIELPNPRQAAVVLREILQSEAIPQSAPLLSFGLGLSASGEPVAADIAKMPHVLVAGATGSGKSVLIHSMVMSILFRARPDEVKFVMIDPKRTELTFYEGIPHLFDPMVEPARVSVITNPKDAAKALKALLSLMEKRYERLQLHGQRNIEGYNAMADKKGLPREFYVVVIIDELADLMLIAGDIVEDAIQRLTQMARAVGIHMVLATQRPSVDVITGVIKANLPSRIALQVISKIDSKVILDGSGAESLQGRGDLLYLSSGAQKPERCQGAYVSEDEIRGLVDYLKTQGKADYPMLETMAAKGGAAADLSQFGVEPLEFSQALKLILERRRISQDLLKSQFGSSARATNILSALEVKDFIHKPEGTNRWEIRFDTIEDYMKVHFPQVPIDRKD from the coding sequence ATGGCAATCAACCGATACCGTTCGGCGGCTAAGGCGACGAAGGGAACCAAGCGCAAGGACATCCTGCCGTCCGCGATCCGCTGGGTCGCGTTCTTCCTCGGCGCCGTCTACCTCGGCTGGGCCCTCGCGTTCCCGCAGTACTCGGGCGTGATCGGCCAGGGGCTCTCCGAGTTCCTGTTCCGGCGCTTCGGCGCGGCCTCGTACCTGCTTCCCGTGTTCCTGTTCAACGGCCTGCTGCAGCACGTGCTGCGCGGCAAGTCGTCGGGCTGGATGGTCACGAGCCTCGCCTCGTTCTTCGGCCTGCTCGCGGGCACCGCGCTGTCGGCGCAGATCGGCGGCTGGGTAGGAATGGACGCGGCGCTCTCGGGCGGGACGTGGGGCGCGAATCTCGGCGGCTGGCTGACGTCGGGCATGGGCGCGGTCGGCGCCTTCCTGATGGCCCTCGGCGGCTTCCTGTTCGCGCTGCAGGTGTGCTTCGAGATCCGCTGGGCCGCCGTGGCGCAGACCTTCGCCAAGCTCCTCGCCGAGGACTACGCGGAATGGACCAAGGCCCGCGCGGAGATGAAGGCGCTCAAGGCCAAGGCGCCGCCGCAGGACGAGGCGGCCAAGGCCAAATCGAAGGCCAAGGACGCGGAGCTGCCCAAGACCAAGCCCGCGCCCGAGTCCCTGCCGCTGCCCAAGGCGGTGGACACGCGCGAGATCAAGCCCCTGAACGGCGCGCCCAAGCTCGTCGTCGACAAGGACGCCAAGGTCAAGGCCGTGGAGGGGGAGCGCATCGCCCCCGCGCCGCCCACCGCCGCGTACAAGGACTACAAGCTCCCGAGCCTCGAGCTGCTCTCCATGCCCTCCGACGCGCGCAAGCGCGGCAAGCCGACCGAGGAGGAGATCGCCCAGGCCGTCGCCGACCTCGAGCGCACGCTGAAGAGCTTCGACATCGACGCGCGCGTCTCCGGCTACTCGCCGGGGCCCGTCATCACCCGCTACGAGATCTCGCCGGCGCCCGGCGTGAAGGTGTCCTCCATCGTCGCGCTCGAGAACGACATCGCGCTCGCGATGCGCGCCAAGGGCATCCGCATCGTGGCCCCGATCCCGGGGAAGGCCGCCGTCGGCATCGAGCTGCCCAACCCGCGGCAGGCGGCCGTCGTCCTGCGCGAGATACTCCAGTCCGAGGCGATCCCGCAAAGCGCCCCGCTGCTGTCCTTCGGCCTCGGCCTCTCCGCGTCCGGCGAGCCCGTCGCCGCCGACATCGCCAAGATGCCGCACGTGCTCGTCGCCGGGGCCACCGGCTCGGGCAAGTCGGTGCTGATCCACTCGATGGTCATGTCGATCCTGTTCCGCGCGCGCCCCGACGAGGTCAAGTTCGTCATGATCGACCCGAAGCGCACCGAGCTGACCTTCTACGAAGGCATACCGCACCTGTTCGACCCCATGGTCGAGCCCGCCCGCGTGTCGGTGATCACGAACCCGAAGGACGCGGCGAAGGCGCTGAAGGCGCTGCTCTCGCTGATGGAGAAGCGCTACGAGCGGCTGCAGCTGCACGGCCAGCGCAACATCGAGGGCTACAACGCGATGGCGGACAAGAAGGGCCTGCCGCGCGAGTTCTACGTCGTCGTCATCATCGACGAGCTGGCGGACCTGATGCTCATCGCCGGGGACATCGTCGAGGACGCGATCCAGCGGCTGACGCAGATGGCGCGCGCGGTCGGGATACATATGGTCCTCGCCACGCAGCGGCCGAGCGTCGACGTGATCACCGGCGTCATCAAGGCCAACCTGCCCTCGCGCATCGCGCTGCAGGTCATCAGCAAGATCGACTCCAAGGTCATCCTCGACGGGTCGGGCGCGGAGAGCCTCCAGGGGAGAGGAGATCTTCTGTATCTGTCGAGCGGGGCCCAGAAGCCGGAGAGATGCCAGGGGGCGTACGTGTCGGAGGATGAGATACGGGGCCTCGTGGACTACCTGAAGACGCAGGGGAAGGCCGACTACCCGATGCTCGAGACGATGGCGGCCAAGGGCGGGGCGGCGGCGGACCTGTCGCAGTTCGGGGTGGAGCCGCTGGAGTTCTCGCAGGCATTAAAATTGATTTTGGAACGACGGCGGATATCGCAGGACCTGCTGAAGTCGCAGTTCGGGTCCTCGGCGCGGGCGACGAACATACTGTCGGCGCTCGAGGTGAAGGATTTCATCCACAAGCCGGAAGGCACCAATCGGTGGGAGATCCGTTTTGATACCATAGAGGACTACATGAAGGTGCATTTTCCGCAGGTGCCGATCGATCGGAAGGATTAA